One Coccinella septempunctata chromosome 1, icCocSept1.1, whole genome shotgun sequence DNA window includes the following coding sequences:
- the LOC123313534 gene encoding protein tramtrack, beta isoform-like isoform X3: protein MATSSTHTQQFALKWNNFHSNLSSGFHELFEAADMVDVTLAMDGKFLQAHKVVLSICSPYFKEMFKVNPCKHPIVILKGVGHEHMKDILEFMYLGEVSVLRENLTSFLRTAELLQVKGLTGDDSSESSSKEDEKYEGDNDEDEDYTKLMQDMQYTQPYNTIDNHIGINSQYTPTATTCNSSPPPPIQHQLPLPNINIPPTNNKRPKNSNGSNVKRNKTDNNGNQNIPSKSVPLALTKKEDDDIREKKKVPSLTQESEPEYTDLSYIKSEKSSADEEGMEKLVEPKNNSLIESFVDQARCNVCGKTMRKSSLRRHIFDVHYPTQHLPCDLCHKRFKTANSLTTHLITIHRQFKSDREKYKIKQ from the exons ATGGCTACATCTTCAACGCACACACAACAGTTTGCTCTAAAATGGAACAATTTTCATTCTAACCTATCCTCGGGTTTTCATGAATTATTTGAAGCTGCTGATATGGTAGATGTTACCCTAGCTATGGACGGAAAGTTTCTTCAAGCTCACAAGGTTGTTTTGTCCATTTGCAGTCCATACTTCAAAGAAATGTTTAAAGTGAATCCTTGTAAACATCCTATTGTTATACTCAAAGGTGTAGGCCATGAACACATGAAAGATATATTAGAGTTTATGTATTTGGGGGAAGTTAGTGTTCTAAGAGAGAATTTGACATCTTTCCTGAGGACTGCCGAACTCTTGCAGGTTAAAGGGTTGACAGGAGATGACTCT AGTGAATCATCCTCTAAAGaagatgaaaaatatgaagGTGACAATGATGAAGATGAGGATTATACTAAATTGATGCAAGATATGCAATACACTCAACCTTACAATACTATTGACAACCACATTGGCATAAACTCACAATACACTCCAACGGCAACAACATGCAATTCTAGCCCTCCTCCACCTATACAACACCAATTACCATTACCAAATATCAACATTCCACCAACGAACAATAAAAGACCTAAGAATTCTAATGGATCAAATGTAAAAAGGAATAAAACCGATAACAATGGAAATCAAAATATACCAAGTAAATCAGTACCCTTAGCATTGACGAAAAAAGAAGATGATGACATAAGAGAGAAAAAGAAAGTACCATCCTTGACTCAGGAAAGTGAACCAGAATACACTGATTTAAGTTATATTAAATCAGAAAAGTCCTCCGCTGATGAGGAAGGTATGGAGAAGCTGGTTGAACCAAAAAACAACTCGTTAATTGAGAGTTTTGTTGATCAAG CTAGATGTAATGTTTGTGGAAAAACCATGAGAAAAAGCAGTTTACGGCGGCACATATTCGATGTGCATTATCCCACTCAGCATTTACCATGTGATCTGTGCCACAAACGTTTTAAAACTGCTAACAGTTTGACAACTCATCTAATAACCATTCATAGACAGTTCAAATCTGATAGGGAGAAGTACAAAATTAAACAATAA
- the LOC123313534 gene encoding protein tramtrack, beta isoform-like isoform X1, with product MATSSTHTQQFALKWNNFHSNLSSGFHELFEAADMVDVTLAMDGKFLQAHKVVLSICSPYFKEMFKVNPCKHPIVILKGVGHEHMKDILEFMYLGEVSVLRENLTSFLRTAELLQVKGLTGDDSSESSSKEDEKYEGDNDEDEDYTKLMQDMQYTQPYNTIDNHIGINSQYTPTATTCNSSPPPPIQHQLPLPNINIPPTNNKRPKNSNGSNVKRNKTDNNGNQNIPSKSVPLALTKKEDDDIREKKKVPSLTQESEPEYTDLSYIKSEKSSADEEGMEKLVEPKNNSLIESFVDQDDSKSYVYCHYCERKFVNRYNLKVHVRDKHEDSSINLDCDICGKTMRNRSCLRVHMYHHRKQVEQSEHYDPATNQDRSMPQAVNIVKTAYE from the exons ATGGCTACATCTTCAACGCACACACAACAGTTTGCTCTAAAATGGAACAATTTTCATTCTAACCTATCCTCGGGTTTTCATGAATTATTTGAAGCTGCTGATATGGTAGATGTTACCCTAGCTATGGACGGAAAGTTTCTTCAAGCTCACAAGGTTGTTTTGTCCATTTGCAGTCCATACTTCAAAGAAATGTTTAAAGTGAATCCTTGTAAACATCCTATTGTTATACTCAAAGGTGTAGGCCATGAACACATGAAAGATATATTAGAGTTTATGTATTTGGGGGAAGTTAGTGTTCTAAGAGAGAATTTGACATCTTTCCTGAGGACTGCCGAACTCTTGCAGGTTAAAGGGTTGACAGGAGATGACTCT AGTGAATCATCCTCTAAAGaagatgaaaaatatgaagGTGACAATGATGAAGATGAGGATTATACTAAATTGATGCAAGATATGCAATACACTCAACCTTACAATACTATTGACAACCACATTGGCATAAACTCACAATACACTCCAACGGCAACAACATGCAATTCTAGCCCTCCTCCACCTATACAACACCAATTACCATTACCAAATATCAACATTCCACCAACGAACAATAAAAGACCTAAGAATTCTAATGGATCAAATGTAAAAAGGAATAAAACCGATAACAATGGAAATCAAAATATACCAAGTAAATCAGTACCCTTAGCATTGACGAAAAAAGAAGATGATGACATAAGAGAGAAAAAGAAAGTACCATCCTTGACTCAGGAAAGTGAACCAGAATACACTGATTTAAGTTATATTAAATCAGAAAAGTCCTCCGCTGATGAGGAAGGTATGGAGAAGCTGGTTGAACCAAAAAACAACTCGTTAATTGAGAGTTTTGTTGATCAAG ATGATTCGAAATCGTATGTGTACTGTCACTATTGCGAGAGAAAATTCGTTAACAGATATAACCTCAAAGTCCATGTGAGGGATAAGCATGAGGACAGCTCGATCAATTTAGATTGTGATATTTGTGGGAAAACTATGAGGAACCGTAGTTGTTTGAGGGTCCATATGTATCATCACCGCAAACAGGTAGAGCAAAGTGAGCATTACGATCCTGCGACTAATCAGGATCGGTCGATGCCACAAGCGGTCAACATTGTAAAAACGGCCTATGAATAA
- the LOC123320652 gene encoding UDP-sugar transporter UST74c yields the protein MKQQSLEDDENDNIVFRRVASAVFYGVASFMITVVNKTVLTTYSFPSFQVLGIGQMITTIVVLFIAKKLRIMNFPNFQLGTFKQIFPLPLFYIGNMIFGLGGTKELSLPMFTALRRFSILMTMILEFYLLGVFPVFSVQISVYTMIIGALLATSDDLAFNLHGYIYILLNDLLTATNGVYTKKKLDSRELGKYGLMYYNSLFMIGPAIVISYCSGDIEAISNFKDWNNPIFLAQFIISCIMGFILSYSVMLCTHYNSALTTTIIGCLKNISVTYLGMIIGGDYVFSWINFLGLNISVIGSLIYTYVTFRKKETKVPYVPLKNENKDNIV from the coding sequence ATGAAGCAGCAAAGTTTGGAAGATGACGAGAATGATAATATCGTTTTTAGGAGGGTTGCTTCAGCTGTATTCTATGGAGTGGCATCCTTCATGATAACAGTAGTCAATAAAACAGTTTTAACTACTTACAGCTTTCCATCCTTTCAGGTTTTAGGCATTGGACAAATGATAACAACTATTGTAGTCTTATTCATAGCTAAAAAATTGAGAATTATGAATTTTCCCAATTTTCAACTTGGAACCTTCAAACAAATTTTTCCTCTGCCGTTATTTTATATAGGAAATATGATTTTTGGTCTCGGAGGTACCAAAGAATTGAGTTTACCAATGTTCACTGCTCTGAGGAGATTTTCAATTTTAATGACAATGATATTAGAATTCTATTTATTGGGAGTATTTCCTGTATTTAGTGTACAGATAAGTGTATACACTATGATTATAGGAGCATTATTGGCAACAAGTGATGATTTAGCTTTTAACCTGCATGGttacatatatattttattaaatgATCTTTTAACAGCTACCAATGGTGTTTATACTAAAAAAAAACTGGACTCGAGAGAATTAGGGAAATATGGTCTAATGTATTATAATTCGTTATTTATGATTGGTCCAGCAATTGTAATTTCCTATTGTTCAGGAGACATTGAAGCAATTTCTAATTTCAAGGATTGGAATAATCCGATTTTTTTAGCTCAATTTATAATATCATGTATTATGGGTTTCATTCTTTCATATAGTGTTATGCTGTGTACACATTATAACTCTGCTTTAACAACCACTATCATAGGTTGTTTAAAGAACATATCTGTGACATACTTAGGTATGATTATTGGGGGAGACTATGTTTTCTCTTGGATTAATTTCTTAGGATTAAACATAAGTGTAATAGGAAGCCTTATATATACATATGTAACATTCAGAAAAAAAGAAACCAAAGTTCCTTATGTTCCTTTAAAAAATGAGAACAAAGATAACATTGTATAA
- the LOC123321454 gene encoding uncharacterized protein LOC123321454, which produces MSLNSSRKGSSQSESSTSSSNQGLIIFQGDKIPRTKNELLLLGSTASMLLSRTGTVRRANSFRRDSTKSISNEDIVIKREKIGEHFNTPEKLRRSLDSTHRHSLESISEYKAKHSFSNSSFFQTRTSSSIDSPYSDCTDYATRSSAEVSKPDKNIATPESSYLSWIESVQNEYFGKGCKNADVSDAENKVGEWNNFWLNYQNSRSGFVSSVIYNSVSQYSRDDKIGDELSEPRSSCSTQKDFTDKNFGDTVTLSVEDASEILKCSQRITEIMLGAIKKTDGSREFSRNGSLHSSISHQTSIKDDVLRERSFSYTPNTELQKQKILLKTPNPPQQSTSSSCINAILNTGVADYLKRVINKRRECNDLADDPPKSRHSFSEWSIK; this is translated from the exons ATGTCGCTGAACAGCAGTAGAAAAGGTTCGTCACAGTCCGAATCCTCGACTAGTTCATCAAACCAAGGCCTGATAATATTTCAAGGCGATAAAATACCGAGGACGAAAAACGAGCTGCTTCTTCTCGGCTCCACAGCATCGATGTTGCTAAGCAGAACCGGAACGGTAAGGAGAGCCAACAGCTTCCGTAGAGACTCAACAAAGAGCATCAGTAACGAAGATATTGTCATTAAGAGGGAGAAGATCGGAGAGCACTTCAATACCCCGGAGAAATTGAGAAGATCCTTAGACAGTACCCATAGGCATAGCTTGGAGTCCATTTCCGAATACAAAGCGAAGCATTCCTTCTCCAATTCTTCGTTCTTCCAAACCAGGACTAGCAGCTCTATAGACTCTCCATATTCAGACTGTACGGATTACGCAACAAGGAGTAGTGCAGAAGTCAGCAAGCCGGATAAGAATATAGCAACGCCAGAATCTAGTTACCTCAGTTGGATCGAGAGCGTTCAGAATGAGTACTTTGGAAAAGGCTGCAAAAACGCAGATGTGTCCGATGCCGAGAATAAAGTTGGCGAATGGAATAATTTCTGGTTGAACTATCAAAATTCTAGGAGCGGTTTCGTTTCCAGTGTGATTTATAATAGTGTCTCTCAGTATTCCCGCGATGATAAAATCGGAGATGAACTGTCTGAACCTAGGAGTTCTTGTAGCACGCAGAAAGATTTTACTGACAAGAATTTCGGGGATACGGTAACTTTGTCGGTTGAAGATGCATCGGAGATCTTGAAATGTTCGCAGAGGATAACCGAGATCATGCTGGGTGCCATTAAGAAGACTGACGGAAGCAGGGAATTCTCCAGGAATGGTTCGCTGCATTCTTCCATTTCCCATCAG ACTTCGATCAAAGATGATGTCCTGAGAGAAAGATCTTTTTCTTACACACCCAACACGGAACTCCAAAAGCAAAAGATTCTTCTCAAAACACCAAACCCTCCACAACAATCAACAAGTTCCAGTTGTATCAACGCAATTCTAAACACAGGTGTTGCAGATTATTTGAAGAGAGTTATAAACAAAAGAAGGGAGTGTAACGACTTGGCCGATGATCCGCCAAAATCACGACATAGTTTTTCTGAGTGGTCTATAAAGTGA
- the LOC123313534 gene encoding protein tramtrack, beta isoform-like isoform X2, with amino-acid sequence MATSSTHTQQFALKWNNFHSNLSSGFHELFEAADMVDVTLAMDGKFLQAHKVVLSICSPYFKEMFKVNPCKHPIVILKGVGHEHMKDILEFMYLGEVSVLRENLTSFLRTAELLQVKGLTGDDSSESSSKEDEKYEGDNDEDEDYTKLMQDMQYTQPYNTIDNHIGINSQYTPTATTCNSSPPPPIQHQLPLPNINIPPTNNKRPKNSNGSNVKRNKTDNNGNQNIPSKSVPLALTKKEDDDIREKKKVPSLTQESEPEYTDLSYIKSEKSSADEEGMEKLVEPKNNSLIESFVDQGKPDAKYAMKPSYVCEMCPKRFSRRDHLRTHEKNIHGEDAGPFVCIVCSQLYKNTESLRKHISKFHMAPKQESLILNSAKA; translated from the exons ATGGCTACATCTTCAACGCACACACAACAGTTTGCTCTAAAATGGAACAATTTTCATTCTAACCTATCCTCGGGTTTTCATGAATTATTTGAAGCTGCTGATATGGTAGATGTTACCCTAGCTATGGACGGAAAGTTTCTTCAAGCTCACAAGGTTGTTTTGTCCATTTGCAGTCCATACTTCAAAGAAATGTTTAAAGTGAATCCTTGTAAACATCCTATTGTTATACTCAAAGGTGTAGGCCATGAACACATGAAAGATATATTAGAGTTTATGTATTTGGGGGAAGTTAGTGTTCTAAGAGAGAATTTGACATCTTTCCTGAGGACTGCCGAACTCTTGCAGGTTAAAGGGTTGACAGGAGATGACTCT AGTGAATCATCCTCTAAAGaagatgaaaaatatgaagGTGACAATGATGAAGATGAGGATTATACTAAATTGATGCAAGATATGCAATACACTCAACCTTACAATACTATTGACAACCACATTGGCATAAACTCACAATACACTCCAACGGCAACAACATGCAATTCTAGCCCTCCTCCACCTATACAACACCAATTACCATTACCAAATATCAACATTCCACCAACGAACAATAAAAGACCTAAGAATTCTAATGGATCAAATGTAAAAAGGAATAAAACCGATAACAATGGAAATCAAAATATACCAAGTAAATCAGTACCCTTAGCATTGACGAAAAAAGAAGATGATGACATAAGAGAGAAAAAGAAAGTACCATCCTTGACTCAGGAAAGTGAACCAGAATACACTGATTTAAGTTATATTAAATCAGAAAAGTCCTCCGCTGATGAGGAAGGTATGGAGAAGCTGGTTGAACCAAAAAACAACTCGTTAATTGAGAGTTTTGTTGATCAAG GAAAACCTGATGCAAAATACGCGATGAAACCAAGCTATGTGTGCGAAATGTGCCCAAAGAGGTTTAGTAGAAGGGATCACCTCAGGACGCACGAAAAGAATATACACGGGGAAGATGCCGGACCGTTTGTATGTATTGTTTGCTCGCAATTGTATAAAAACACTGAGAGTTTAAGGAAGcacatttcgaaatttcatatgGCTCCGAAACAAGAATCGTTGATTTTGAATTCGGCAAAGGCGTGA
- the LOC123313534 gene encoding protein tramtrack, beta isoform-like isoform X4: protein MATSSTHTQQFALKWNNFHSNLSSGFHELFEAADMVDVTLAMDGKFLQAHKVVLSICSPYFKEMFKVNPCKHPIVILKGVGHEHMKDILEFMYLGEVSVLRENLTSFLRTAELLQVKGLTGDDSSESSSKEDEKYEGDNDEDEDYTKLMQDMQYTQPYNTIDNHIGINSQYTPTATTCNSSPPPPIQHQLPLPNINIPPTNNKRPKNSNGSNVKRNKTDNNGNQNIPSKSVPLALTKKEDDDIREKKKVPSLTQESEPEYTDLSYIKSEKSSADEEGMEKLVEPKNNSLIESFVDQDVMFVEKP from the exons ATGGCTACATCTTCAACGCACACACAACAGTTTGCTCTAAAATGGAACAATTTTCATTCTAACCTATCCTCGGGTTTTCATGAATTATTTGAAGCTGCTGATATGGTAGATGTTACCCTAGCTATGGACGGAAAGTTTCTTCAAGCTCACAAGGTTGTTTTGTCCATTTGCAGTCCATACTTCAAAGAAATGTTTAAAGTGAATCCTTGTAAACATCCTATTGTTATACTCAAAGGTGTAGGCCATGAACACATGAAAGATATATTAGAGTTTATGTATTTGGGGGAAGTTAGTGTTCTAAGAGAGAATTTGACATCTTTCCTGAGGACTGCCGAACTCTTGCAGGTTAAAGGGTTGACAGGAGATGACTCT AGTGAATCATCCTCTAAAGaagatgaaaaatatgaagGTGACAATGATGAAGATGAGGATTATACTAAATTGATGCAAGATATGCAATACACTCAACCTTACAATACTATTGACAACCACATTGGCATAAACTCACAATACACTCCAACGGCAACAACATGCAATTCTAGCCCTCCTCCACCTATACAACACCAATTACCATTACCAAATATCAACATTCCACCAACGAACAATAAAAGACCTAAGAATTCTAATGGATCAAATGTAAAAAGGAATAAAACCGATAACAATGGAAATCAAAATATACCAAGTAAATCAGTACCCTTAGCATTGACGAAAAAAGAAGATGATGACATAAGAGAGAAAAAGAAAGTACCATCCTTGACTCAGGAAAGTGAACCAGAATACACTGATTTAAGTTATATTAAATCAGAAAAGTCCTCCGCTGATGAGGAAGGTATGGAGAAGCTGGTTGAACCAAAAAACAACTCGTTAATTGAGAGTTTTGTTGATCAAG ATGTAATGTTTGTGGAAAAACCATGA